A genomic segment from Agelaius phoeniceus isolate bAgePho1 chromosome 2, bAgePho1.hap1, whole genome shotgun sequence encodes:
- the LOC129117154 gene encoding gap junction beta-2 protein-like, with translation MDWGTLQGVLGGVNKHSTSIGKIWLTVLFIFRIMILVVAAERVWGDEQQDFVCNTLQPGCRNVCYDHFFPISHIRLWALQLIFVSTPALLVAMHVAYTRHEKKRRLRNGEKIDIEEIKNQRIHIRGPLWWTYTSSIFFRIVFEAVFMYVFYYMYDGYQMPRLVKCDAWPCPNTVDCFVSRPTEKTTFTIFMLAVSGICMMLNLAELCYLVIKVCTKESRKAVVLK, from the coding sequence ATGGACTGGGGAACTCTGCAGGGTGTTTTGGGAGGTGTAAATAAGCACTCCACCAGTATCGGGAAGATATGGCTCACAGTCCTCTTCATCTTCCGTATCATGATCCTGGTTGTGGCTGCAGAGAGAGTCTGGGGAGATGAACAACAAGATTTTGTCTGCAACACACTtcagcctggctgcagaaatgtgtGCTATGAtcactttttccccatctctcACATCAGActctgggccctgcagctgATCTTTGTCTCCACACCTGCGCTGCTGGTGGCCATGCATGTGGCTTACACCAGGCATGAGAAGAAAAGGCGGTTAAGAAACGGTGAGAAAATTGATATTGAAGAGATAAAAAATCAAAGGATTCACATTCGGGGCCCCTTGTGGTGGACATACACCAGCAGCATCTTCTTCAGGATCGTCTTTGAGGCTGTCTTCATGTACGTGTTCTATTACATGTACGATGGGTACCAGATGCCCCGCCTGGTGAAGTGCGATGCTTGGCCCTGCCCCAACACTGTGGATTGTTTTGTGTCTCGGCCCACTGAGAAAACCACATTTACTATTTTCATGCTTGCTGTATCTGGGATCTGCATGATGTTGAATCTGGCTGAGTTGTGCTACCTAGTGATAAAAGTTTGCACAAAAGAATCCAGGAAAGCAGTAGTTTTGAAATAA